The window GCCCATGAACCAGTCCGACGTGTCGGCCGTCGTGGAGAAGCTTGCTGCGAAGATTcaggagtggaagaagaacCAAGCCAGCAAGACCGAGGAGGTAAATCAAACCATTGCTCCCTGTCCGCTTCACTTTTTCCATCACGTTTGCTAATTCTATGCACAgaacatcaagaaggccCGGGAGGAGATCACCCgcctggaggaggaagaggccaaGATCGCCGCCGATCCCAACGGCCgcaccaccgacgatgcgAAGAAGCCCGCGATCAAGGCCGGTGTGAACGGTGCCCCGACGGCCGAGGCTGAACTGgcgcaggagaaggacgCGGTGGCTGATgctgcggaggagatgaagaaggcctCGCTCGAGGACCAGGCATAGTCTGTCTATAACATGACCACTCTCTGTAATTTCGTGTTTGCGCGCTTGTGCATCAATTCATGTTCGGGATTGTCTCATACGTGGACCGTTGCGACTTAAAAGTCTCCCCTCAGCGAATGTGTCATATTCCAATTCATTGCTTTTCTTGTCATCCTCAACCGACCTGCCCAGTGCAGGATAGACAACGCTGCCTCAGGCAACTAATCTTACTCATCCGGATCCCCGGATTGCGCAGTTCGTCACCTGCACACTTCTCGGCGTTTCCGTCTTTCACTTCTTGCCGCCCTTGCGTTTCCTCTCGGAAATCTCTGGATCTCCCactctcttccacctcctctATTCTTGTCCCTTATCATATATACCAGCTCCGAGCTCCAACCGAGCAAGGACCACGCCCTTTACGCCCCACAATCCTCGGATCTGCACGGGCAGATTGACAGCCTCGTTCGTAGCTCCACAATCTACAGCTAACCCAACATGTCCTTCAACAAGCCGGTACGTGCACACCACATCCTTGCAATGGCTTTCCCTTTatatccatctcatccatcctccCGCGAAATCAATAATAAATTAAACTAATACTCATGAACACCTACAGACCAGCCCACCCCCTTCCTACCAAGGGACCGGTGCCTACGGCCAACAAGGCGGCGCCGCGAACGACTACTACgcccaacagccgcagcaacagcagccgTACGGAGGTTATCCCCAGCAGGGCTACAGCTACGGTGCCCAGCCGCAGCAGGGCGGCGGCTATTACCAGCCCCAGGGCCAGCAGCCCATGTACtatcagcagcagcagcagggaTACCCGCCACAACAGGGATACCCGCCGCAGCAGGGATACTACGCCGGTGCTCCCGGCGGTGCGAATCGCGGGGGCTCGGGTGCTGGTGGTATCTGCGCTGGCATTatggcagccatggcttgctgctgctgcttggaTATTTTGTTCTAGGTGACCTGGGAACAGTTGGCTGTTTTTCAGCTCGGCGCGACGGCTTCTTGGCTTCTTCATAGATATTCCTATGCGTGTGTGTGATTGCACTGTAAGATaggatggatgggctggGATGTCGCTGTGGAAAATCTAGAGCCGGTGCTGGGTTGGGGTTTGGGTTTGGCTTTTGGGCCCATGGCGTTCATTTTTTTGGTGTTGCTTGGAATGGTGGTTTATCGGTGTCTTTTTATTGCtattctcttttctttggtGGTCTGGTGTGCTTATACTTAATATACATACGGGACTCAATCATTGCATTTCTGTGTAGTTGATACTTTCACACCGGTTGAAAATCCCTAGATTGATCGTGGCAACTAAGAGTTATCATGCATGGTCTCAATGACTACCCATGGCATCTTACTGAAAGAAAGCCTATCTTGAATGGCTTGCATATCATATATAGTTCTAGTAATTCaaatgaagaagataaaaCAAAATTGTACCTCAGAAGAGTCATATCATAACAAGACCCAGATAACTCATAATCATCACGCATAGCATAGCAAAGCAGAACAGAGTATAAAAGCACAAAATGGGTATCAGTAAACTCCGATCCTAGACAAAAACACACCACGACATACAAAACAATCACCGGTATCGACTAGCATACGAGCCCCCACCCCCATACTCGCGCGGATCAACACTGCGATAAGCACCCCTCCCACTCGTACCGCGCTGGTGCCTCCTCGGCACCGTGGACACCGACGAAACGGCGGAGGAttcctcctcaacaacctccacGAGATCACTCTCCTCTGTAGCCGTCGTAGCAGTGACGgactcctcgaccacgatGCGATCCGAGTCCCGCTCGCGCCGGTATCGCGACGACGTCGGCCGGCGAGGATCGcgctcctcgaccacctcgACGACTTCGCTGCGGCGCCGACGGCTGGAGGGACGGCTCGAGGATAGCGTCCCGTGCCGGCTGCGGAAAAcgatctcctcgtcgacgactGAGCCGCCGCCTCGCGCGAAGCCGCCGGGGTTCAGGGCGATAATGACCAGGTacaggaggaggacgaagccGCCCACGCTGCCGAGGACGATTCCGGCGACGGTGCCGGGGGAGGTGCTCGAGTTTTGTTGGCCGTAGGTGCTCGGGATCGAGATCGTGGTGTACTGGCGTTGATTGGCGCTTGAAGAGGGGGAGGCGAGGAGCTCCTCGCGTTTGAAAGCGAGGGCGAGCGCCGCGGCTTGGTCGGAGGATAGGTCCCCTGCTGGGGGGATTATGGAATCcattttgctttttctttttttggttggagagaagaaggtggttTTGGGCTTGGTAGAAGTGAGGCCGACGGTTGCCTGGGGAACTTCGGCTGATGGAGATTGGGCGGAActgcggagatggcgatgcgTTGGTGGGAGGTGGGAGGTGGATTTAGCAGTCGGTCGagaatgaaaatgaaaataAAGGACAGCGGTCGTGACTCGAGAAGGGCATGGTAGTTAAACAACAGACAAGATGAGACAAGGGAGAAGCAAAGAGGGAATCAAGTGCAAGGAGAGGCTGGGCTGATCGGCGCTAGTAGTAGTTCCTGATTATCGATAAACAAACAAGCCCTAGAGGAGTATACGGGGGGAAGCACACCACACTTCGTTTTGATTCACAACTACCGCCACTAGCTATTATTTACACCGATCAACGATAGGTAGATAATTAATATGCACCCGCTCGCTTCGCCCACTTCGGCTGCTCCACCGACTGCACCTCGCCCATGCCCGTCAGCACCGGCGTGGTGTGCACCAGCTCGAAACTATCCAGTTGCGCACCGTGTGACTCCTGCGCCCACAGCGTCAAGGCCACCCAGTTGGTGCCACGGTAGTTGATAATGCCCTCGGGAACGGGGTAGCTCGTCTGGGGCCCGATGTTGTTCACATACTTGCCAAACTGGTACCCGTTGACAAACAGCTGGGCGCGATACGCCGACGTCGAGCTGGAGTTGCCGAAGTTGAAGTACAGAGGAATGTCATAACCCGACGGCAGATCAAGATCGAAACTAGCACTGTAGAAGCGGATGCCAGGCTCCGACAGACCTTCCAGGGGACTGCCGGAGTCCCAGTGCTGAGATGGCGGCTGGGGCTGGTGGAAGCCCTGGCGCTCGGCGTACATCCCGCCCTCGTTCAGCGGGCCACGCACCTGGTCGCGGTAGTTCTCACCACCGAGGTTGCCGGTCATCTTCCAAGTGATGGCGCTGGCCGGGCGGCCGGAGAGGACGTATTCCAGGATTCCACGGGGGTCTTTCATCCCGTCCTGGCCGACAGTTCCGCTCTCGTCCAGACCCATGTTATCGACGACCACTGTGATCACGTAGGTCTTGCCGGCTTGGAGCTTGGGCAGCGAGTATGTGGAATTGTAGTCCTGGTAGGCGCTCGTTCCAGCCCACGAGCCGAGATAGGTCCCGGTCAGCCAGACAGAATGGCCGTATGCCAACCCGCCCTCCGTGTGCACCGAGAAGctgtcctcctcgccggtGGCAACGAAGTGGCCGCGGTAGACTAGCGTGCCTGTGTTGAAGCCGTAGTCGCACGAGTAGAGCGATGTCGGCGTCTTGAGCGGGTTGACGCTGTTTCTGGTGAAGGGCTGGTTGGCACCCGGCCAGTTCGAGTCGTCGTACGAGTTTTGGATCTCGGGGAGTGAGTCAATGGACTTCCAGTCGAGGTCCTTGAGGGCCGGGATCTTGACCTTAGGTGCCGAGTACTCGACACAGGTAGACCAGATGCCGTTCTTGTCAACCTTGACGTGAGCCTTTTCACCATTGATCACCAGGTTCTTGGCCTTGGATGGAGCACCAATCACTTCAATAGGAGTAGTCTTGTTGAAGTCCGCAGTGATATGGAGATCACTGCCTTGCAGGTATGCCTTTCGCACGAGATAGCCGGCCTTGACGATGATCGACGAGGCAGTGGTCTCCTTGGAGCTGTAACCGGGGGTCGCACCTTGAGCAGGGAGCTCGGGAACCCAGTAGTTGAAGGCGGAGTTTCGATCTAGTTAAGACGTTAGTTGTGAATTATAAAATCTCGCATAGCCTTGCAAGAGACTTACCAAGGAGGAAGATCTTCAGATCGCCCACCTGGACAATTTGACGAGTGGGCGAAACATCCCATCCAATTATGACGGCTTTGCCACTTTGCTTGGACGCAATCTTGGACTCAGTGCCCTCAAGGACGGACATCTTCCCATCCACAGCAACCTCCAACTCATGATGCTCATCAGCACCACCGTACAGAACGAGAACCTTGTGGTCCGCGAACTGCTTCCAGGTGAAGACTTCAGCCGTAGAGTAGATGATGTTCGTGCCGGCCACATTGTAGTCAACTACGTGAATCTTCGAGTCGCGGCCGTGGAGGCTAAGGTTGCTGTCACCGAGTTGCGGAATGGTCACCTCGCCAGCGCTTGTAGGAACCTTGAGCTTGTACTGGTTGGACGACTCGCTGGAATAGTCGGTGTGTCTAATCACGAAAAACGACGTATCCGAGCCGTTGCTGCCAATCAGAGGCGTCACCGTCAAAGCGGCATTGTTCGTGTACGTGGTCGTGGTCAGGTTCCGGGGTTCCGTCAAAAGGTATGCCGGAGACACTTTCATGAAGTTTGCAATCAGCTTGAGCTCGCTGTACTTCTCCCGGGTGATGTTGCGCGACTCGGAAATCGCGGCGCCGTAGTCGTAGGACGAATAGCCACCTGGATGGCCCAGGTTGCCCCAGTTGGAACCACCAAAGATCTGCAGAAGTTAGAAGCTGACCATGGACAAGTGAAAAAGCGGGCTGTCTCCATACCATGTACAGGTTCATGATAGCAACGCGGAAACTGAAGTTGTTCTTGTAGAACACTCTCTCAAACGCGCCGTTCAGAAGCTCGGAGCAGGCGAAGAATCCTTCACCTCCCCATGGATCAAACGAGCCACCTTGGAACTATACCACCATTAGACAAGCTTACttccaaaaacaaaaggacATGACATACCTCATCGATAGAATACGGGGTCGAGGGGCTCTGCTCCATGTGCAGGGTGTAGTAGTCCGTGGGAAGGGCACCAGAGGGCCAGGTGTTGGGGTTCGCACAATCGAAGCCAAGGGGATAGCTATCATGGCCGTAGATATCGACCGCACCAACGCCGGTGCCCGGGGCCTCGTGGCCGTCGGGGCTGGCATCGTTACTGATGAGGGGCACGACGATACCAGCATTGCGAGCCTGGTCCTCAACATACTGCATGTATTCTCCATTAGGGAAATCAACACCGCAGCAGTAGCCGGTGTACTCGTTTTCGGGCTGGTAAAGGATGACGGGACCGCCATTGGTAATCTGCGCTTTGGCAATTGTGGAAGCGACGTTGGCGACATAGCTAAAACCACAAGTAAGCAGCTGCAGACAACTGGACTGCGAGCATGGAACAAACATACTTGTTGGTGGCATTCAGATACCCCGGCTGGTCAGTCCGCAGAGTGGCATTCACGCGCTGAAGCCATCCCGGGAACCCACCACCCGAAGCTTCGGCGTTGATGTACGGGCCCGGGCGAGCCAGGAGATAAATaccggcctccttggccgcTTCGAAGAAGGGCTCCAAATCCAACACGCCCTCGGCGCGGTAATGGCCCGGTTTACCTTCCAGCAGAGCCCAGTGGGTATAGAACGAAACGCAGTTGAAGCCCAGAGCCTTGACCTTCTGGAAGATATCAATCCACAAGGACGGAACGGGGAGTCTGCGGAGGATTCATGTCAAAAAAAACCATTGCGCCCCAATTGCAGTCACGAGGCAACTCATACCGGAATGGATGAACTTCACCGCTGAAGATCATGATTCTCTCGCCATTGACAAACAGCGAGTTCGCGTCCCAAGTCACCTACACACATACAACCGCTGTGTCAGTATAGTTCCGACATGCCGCAAGGGACGCGGCCGAAACGTACGTGTTTCTGCAACAGGGCCCTCTTCGCCGGGTCCGAATGCTCTCGGATCGTAAAGCCATTGACATTGTGGCTCAGGGCAGCACCCGCTGCCTGAGCCGCCAGACAGGCAACAGCCCACGCAGACGAGAGCTTcatgtttttctttgttttcctcGAAAAACGATAAACAAGGGATCGtcggggaggggagaagaatgAGGAACGGACCCCTACAACTAATTTATAGATAGATCCGGAGGGAATAAGCAATACGGGGGTGGCggcccagctcctgcacAATAAATTCACTTCATAATCTCATCATCGACAGGGGCATGGGGCGGGGGGCGCGTCTCTGCTGCGCACCACCAGTCGCTAGGGGCCGATGATGTAGTAAAGTCGCAGAGGATGTGGACCTGCGCCAGCTCACTCGGGGCAATTACACTGAAGATCCCCCGGCGTCGAGGCTGTCTGAGAGCGGGGAGCCCACCGCGATTTTTCCACTTATTGCACCTCGTGCACGGTTGCCAGTGTCTGGCCTGAGCGTCGGTGGTTGTTCGACCGGGTTCAGGCTGCTCAGCCCTGGCAATCCTTGTCAGGCGCCCAATTGCTAGAGTTCACTAAAATGGCTGTGCAATAGCGTCCCTCTCCAATCATGCCCAGCTACTCTAACCATGTCCGTGGACGTGCCCTATGCTGAAAATAATCAAGACGAAACCCGGGCATCAATCATTCTCCTGCGGGGTCAATGGCCCGATCAAAATCGGCAAACAAACTTCATCAAACGCCGTGCAGGTGTTTGAATTTACCCGGTGCACTAGCTAGGTCATCCACTACAGAGctccatccaatccaatATGTATGCCGAGTAGGTCTCCCGACGATTCTCCGAGTGGATCGAAAGCAAGTGCATGCCGATCGCTCCACCTATGTTATGAAAGGAACGGAGAATCGGGGAATTTCCATGCAGAAGAAAGTAAGTGCTTTTTTTGTAACGTACATTGACCACCATCAGTCATCGTAAATAATTGTAAAAAGAAAACATCCGGGAAATCCAAGACTTCAATGGCTAGACCGTTGTGTTGAAACgatcctcctcgtcgcctGCCTTCGACCACGTCTCTCGCGTGTCCACTTGctcctgctcatcctcgcccagctggaCATTTTCATGCATCATCGCGACGGTCTCGGCTTCGGCCGGCTCGACAGTGGGAGTCTCAACCGCCGACGTGTCTGGGGTCGAGATGTTACCCGCATTGTGCTTCTTCAGCGTGGTGTTGATGAGTGGCGTGTCGTCGTTGAAAAGACGCAGCAGCATGGCCCGGCGCTCCTCTTTGGGCAACATGAGGTTCAACGAGTGCAGAGACCGCCACAGGGGCAGCACCATCCGCTCACTAGATCCAGATTAGTACGAATAGAATTGAGTGTCGAAAGTGAAAGACTTACCTGAtgccatcctcggcgtcgctTGCTTCAATGCGCAGAATGCTGCATCCCATGGGAATATCCTTGACCTGCTCGCCGATCTCACCGAGAGCCCTCCAGCCGTCGTCGTCCACCTTGGGGAACATCTCCACAAGCAGCCGGTGCAGAGTAGGCTTCTTGGTCAGGGTGATGGTTCGGGCAGGCCCCAGCGAAGCCTCCATGATGCGCAGCCCATCTGTCTGGATGCGCCACCGGCACACATTCTCCCGCTGTGCGTCTTGCTTCACAAACATTTTCACACCGCAATGCACAAACTTCATGCCCTGGCGCTCATTGTGGGTAAGAATGTCGCGCGCCAAGGCACTGGTGTAGTAGACCGTCTTCGTCGGAATTCCTTGGGCGTTGCGGACCATAAAGCGGTCTCGGGGGAACCGCTCGGATAATTGATAGAACTCGTAGATGGGGAGAAGCACCTCATGGTTGGGGTCGAGATACTTGAACGGCTCCTCCTGCTGAGGGcccctcttcttcatggGTTTCTCTGTCGATGCTGTCGCAGCGGTTGCAGTAGCAGTGGGCGTCGAGTCCCCAGGCGTATCAACGTGCTCAGTCTCGACTGTAAATGAGGGCCGATGAATGGGGCGATCTCCTATCAGAACCTCCGTGCCGTCGTCAAGCTTGGTTTTCTTAGCCGGGAGTTCATCTTCGAGGTTGTCGTCTCCCACCCGCTTCGCCGGGGCGACAGTAGTAGAATCGTCAAGGGTCGCAGAGTATGGGAGCTGGTGCGAGGACTCGGCGACGGTTGCGTTCTTCGaagcttcttccagggctTCCTGGTCGGGAACAACAAGGTCATCCAGTGCGTCTAGCTTCTCCAGAGGCTCTCCATTTCCGTTTTTGTTCTTGTCAAGCTCAGCAGCGAGAGCCGCCACGGATGCCTTTGGGATGACATTGCTGTTCTCCGacttggccttgatctcAGAGGTCTTCTCGAGAACCGTGATGAAGAATCCGCCGGTGTCCTGCATGTGAGGGTAGATACGGATGCACCGTTCGAGCGGCAGGTCAGCCGTCTCTCCTGTCGGTGGGAACATGCCCTCAGCGAGCCTTCCTAGGCCCTCAAtgccttccttctctctgTGCTCCTCAACCTCTTTCCAGTTGTTCCAAATACGACCCTCACGGTCAATCACCTTCCAATTCCGCAGGCCGGACGCCCTCTTCAGACCGGGCAGCTCCTGGCTGCAGTCGATGATTTTGACATTggctccgccgccgcagcgcTCAATTGCACTGGCAACCACAGCCTCGTTCTCGACGGGGTTCATACTACACGTAGAATAGACAACCCGACCGCCAACCTTGAGCATCTGCAGGGCGCGAACCAGAATCCGAGCCTGGGTGGCGTATAATCCCAGAGCGTTGGCGGGGTTCCACTCCTTCCAGACACTGATATTCTTCCGAGCAGTACCGTCCCCAGAGCAAGGAACATCAGCCAGAATGCGGTCAAACTTCAAGTACCTGTTCTTCGGCTTGCTGCCATCCTCCGAAGGCAGCTGCGGCAGCTTGATGGACGGATACATCGTAGCGTCGTGGTTCGTGACAATCAGATTCGCCGAGCTCAGCCGCTTCAACTGGTGGATCAGCATGTGAGCCCGCTTGTTGTCACTGTCGTTGGCGATCAACAGTCCCGTGCTGCGGCCGTCATCATTCAGTCCTTCCGGGCCCAAGGGCTCCGGACCCGCATTGCCGCTCTCCAACTGCTCCCGGACCTGCAAGATAGAATCCTCCTCACCGGCATGAATCATTTCCATAAGCTGCGCGGACTTGCTTCCTGGCGCAGCGCACATGTCCAACACCGTCATCCCGGGCCGCACATCGATGAGCAGCGGAGGAATCATACTGACAACCTCCTGGCGACTGATGTTCCCGACATCCGTCTCTGCGACAAGGAACTTCTGGAAAGCGGAGAAGGGAGCGAACCGTCGTACCACATTCTTCGGGGTGGTCATCGACCACGCGAGCTGATCCGGATACCATGAGACCGGGCGCGGTGGCTCGACGAACTCGCCCTCGTACTGGATCGATGTGATCTTGGGAATATAGAAATCCTTCAGACGCTGCTGGACGGCAAGCGCATGTCTGTAATCGTTGCAATCTCAATTAGCTTCATTGTCTGGAAAACAATCATTCACGAGCGAAGGCGTGGTAAAAGAGACATACCCTCGCGAGCCCGTAAAGCGGAAGCTGTTAGGGAGATCTCTTCGCATGGTAGTCCAGAAttcctcccgctcctcctccggaaTAATACCCGGCTCATTGTAGTAGCGCTCGAGCTTCTCGTTGCTCTTGGGAATATCTTGGTAGGCCGAGGGCTTGCGCACCGCGccgccaccacggccactgCCCTGTGAGAAAGATGGTCAGTATTCATTGGTAAGTGGTTAATCATTCCGCGTCTCACTTTTTTACCGCCTCGTTTGCCCATGATGACCAAAGTTGACGACTGTTGCAGTTGTGTTGCGCAGACAAAATTATCAAACCGATCGGAGCTGGTTCGGCCCGTGCTTAGATAATCGTTGTCTAATCGGGCTAAGCGGCTTAGAGACGCAGTATAAGATGGCAGACGATTATTCTACccaacatcaacaccaaaTCTCACAATGCAACTACAATAACACCCACAAAGTGAAAACTGACATTATTCTGCCGCTATATCAGAAATACCGGGATTGATTCACCATGCCCGCATCTGACATCTCCTTCACAAGCCTGGGCCTGGTGGTCCTCGACGAGATCCGAGTCGCAGGTCAACCCCCTTTAACAAACGTAGTCGGGGGCTCTGGAGCCTACGGTCAGTTTTCAATTTTGTTGTATCATGGCACACACCTCCACTGACATAGGAGCCAACCGCATCCTACTCATGTAGCCACACTCGGAGCTCGATTATTTCTCCCCCTTCCACAGAGCCGCTCAATAGGCTGGCCGATCCATATTGGAAATGACTTTCCAGGCTcagcgcaagaaggcctGGAGAGCTGGGGCACGACTTTGATtatagagaaagaaacgGATAAGCCATCAACTCGGGGGCTACTTGAGTACAAAGATACTACATTTGGTCGTATGATTCACCATTACTTCGAGTCTTGATTTATTTCTCTCTTGCTGCCAATGAATCCTTACTAACTAATTAACCCTCTAGCCAAGGATTTCAAGTACACCACACCCGTCCTCACATTTGAAGACAACAGCATAGCGAGCACGGCACTTCTGGGTTCAAAAGTGTTTCACTATCTCCACACTCCGCACGATATCAAGTCTCGCATCGAGAggcttcttgctcttcgtcAAAAGGCAGGTATTATGAACCGCCCTTTGATAATCTGGGAACCTGCGTCCCCGTCCTGCCAACCCGAGAACCTACAAACATGTCTAGAAGCCGCAGCCTTGGTCGACGTGTTTTCTCCAAATCACCTAGAATTAGCTGCTTTCTTTGGAGAATCACTGTCACCATCAGTCCCACCAGCTTCGGGGAAACATTCAGAAAAAGATCAAACTAAAACGAAAATCGAGGAATTGGCATTGAAATTCTTGGAGAGCGGTGTTGGTCCGTCCGGAAACGGGCTTGTGCTTATCAGAGCTGGAGAGCATGGATGTCTACTTCGATCAcgctctcttccttctccggTGTGGATTCCCCCATTCTAtgactccgactccgactccaaGCCGCGAAAGCAGCATGCGAAAGTAGTGGATCCAACTGGAGCCGGGAATGCCTTCCTGGGTGCATTTGCGGTGGGCTATCTCCAGACGGGTGGAAGCGTTGTTGAAGCTGCGTGTTATGGTGCTGTGGGTGCATCTTTTGCGTTGGAGCAGGTGGGTATGCCGGAGAGGACtgagggaggaggggaagaGCTGTGGAACGGGGTTGCTGTGTTATCGAGGTTGGCGGAGTACATGTCTAGAATTAAGATAGATCTCAGATGGGCACAAGGGAAATGAAACTACGGTCCTAAAATGGAAGATGAAATCGTATCAACAAAGGAAAAAATCAAATTTCCAGCACGAGAACTAACTCGACAAAAGAAACAGTCTGCTGTCCCTCCTTTCGAGGAACAGAACAGACAATATAAAGCTCTACTGTGGCAAAACCAATTAACTGCTATTTCACACAGGTTGGGATCTAACAACAA of the Penicillium psychrofluorescens genome assembly, chromosome: 1 genome contains:
- a CDS encoding uncharacterized protein (ID:PFLUO_000960-T1.cds;~source:funannotate), with amino-acid sequence MSFNKPTSPPPSYQGTGAYGQQGGAANDYYAQQPQQQQPYGGYPQQGYSYGAQPQQGGGYYQPQGQQPMYYQQQQQGYPPQQGYPPQQGYYAGAPGGANRGGSGAGGICAGIMAAMACCCCLDILF
- a CDS encoding uncharacterized protein (ID:PFLUO_000961-T1.cds;~source:funannotate), with the translated sequence MKLSSAWAVACLAAQAAGAALSHNVNGFTIREHSDPAKRALLQKHVTWDANSLFVNGERIMIFSGEVHPFRLPVPSLWIDIFQKVKALGFNCVSFYTHWALLEGKPGHYRAEGVLDLEPFFEAAKEAGIYLLARPGPYINAEASGGGFPGWLQRVNATLRTDQPGYLNATNNYVANVASTIAKAQITNGGPVILYQPENEYTGYCCGVDFPNGEYMQYVEDQARNAGIVVPLISNDASPDGHEAPGTGVGAVDIYGHDSYPLGFDCANPNTWPSGALPTDYYTLHMEQSPSTPYSIDEFQGGSFDPWGGEGFFACSELLNGAFERVFYKNNFSFRVAIMNLYMIFGGSNWGNLGHPGGYSSYDYGAAISESRNITREKYSELKLIANFMKVSPAYLLTEPRNLTTTTYTNNAALTVTPLIGSNGSDTSFFVIRHTDYSSESSNQYKLKVPTSAGEVTIPQLGDSNLSLHGRDSKIHVVDYNVAGTNIIYSTAEVFTWKQFADHKVLVLYGGADEHHELEVAVDGKMSVLEGTESKIASKQSGKAVIIGWDVSPTRQIVQVGDLKIFLLDRNSAFNYWVPELPAQGATPGYSSKETTASSIIVKAGYLVRKAYLQGSDLHITADFNKTTPIEVIGAPSKAKNLVINGEKAHVKVDKNGIWSTCVEYSAPKVKIPALKDLDWKSIDSLPEIQNSYDDSNWPGANQPFTRNSVNPLKTPTSLYSCDYGFNTGTLVYRGHFVATGEEDSFSVHTEGGLAYGHSVWLTGTYLGSWAGTSAYQDYNSTYSLPKLQAGKTYVITVVVDNMGLDESGTVGQDGMKDPRGILEYVLSGRPASAITWKMTGNLGGENYRDQVRGPLNEGGMYAERQGFHQPQPPSQHWDSGSPLEGLSEPGIRFYSASFDLDLPSGYDIPLYFNFGNSSSTSAYRAQLFVNGYQFGKYVNNIGPQTSYPVPEGIINYRGTNWVALTLWAQESHGAQLDSFELVHTTPVLTGMGEVQSVEQPKWAKRAGDLSSDQAAALALAFKREELLASPSSSANQRQYTTISIPSTYGQQNSSTSPGTVAGIVLGSVGGFVLLLYLVIIALNPGGFARGGGSVVDEEIVFRSRHGTLSSSRPSSRRRRSEVVEVVEERDPRRPTSSRYRRERDSDRIVVEESVTATTATEESDLVEVVEEESSAVSSVSTVPRRHQRGTSGRGAYRSVDPREYGGGGSYASRYR
- a CDS encoding uncharacterized protein (ID:PFLUO_000962-T1.cds;~source:funannotate); the encoded protein is MGKRGGKKGSGRGGGAVRKPSAYQDIPKSNEKLERYYNEPGIIPEEEREEFWTTMRRDLPNSFRFTGSRGHALAVQQRLKDFYIPKITSIQYEGEFVEPPRPVSWYPDQLAWSMTTPKNVVRRFAPFSAFQKFLVAETDVGNISRQEVVSMIPPLLIDVRPGMTVLDMCAAPGSKSAQLMEMIHAGEEDSILQVREQLESGNAGPEPLGPEGLNDDGRSTGLLIANDSDNKRAHMLIHQLKRLSSANLIVTNHDATMYPSIKLPQLPSEDGSKPKNRYLKFDRILADVPCSGDGTARKNISVWKEWNPANALGLYATQARILVRALQMLKVGGRVVYSTCSMNPVENEAVVASAIERCGGGANVKIIDCSQELPGLKRASGLRNWKVIDREGRIWNNWKEVEEHREKEGIEGLGRLAEGMFPPTGETADLPLERCIRIYPHMQDTGGFFITVLEKTSEIKAKSENSNVIPKASVAALAAELDKNKNGNGEPLEKLDALDDLVVPDQEALEEASKNATVAESSHQLPYSATLDDSTTVAPAKRVGDDNLEDELPAKKTKLDDGTEVLIGDRPIHRPSFTVETEHVDTPGDSTPTATATAATASTEKPMKKRGPQQEEPFKYLDPNHEVLLPIYEFYQLSERFPRDRFMVRNAQGIPTKTVYYTSALARDILTHNERQGMKFVHCGVKMFVKQDAQRENVCRWRIQTDGLRIMEASLGPARTITLTKKPTLHRLLVEMFPKVDDDGWRALGEIGEQVKDIPMGCSILRIEASDAEDGISERMVLPLWRSLHSLNLMLPKEERRAMLLRLFNDDTPLINTTLKKHNAGNISTPDTSAVETPTVEPAEAETVAMMHENVQLGEDEQEQVDTRETWSKAGDEEDRFNTTV